aactccttcttgcttgagagacgtcctaggaggtcttcctcattgggattcacgtcctctcctttctctctaggttcggccatgttgattatgtcaatggccttgcactctctttttggattttcttcagtatcaATGCTAGCATCATCAAGCTCCTCCTCGTGGTTCTAGAATGAGCATGCCTCTCCCTCTTTAAGTTCAGACTCCTCCATTCTACTCCTTCCACCACCACCAAACCCTAACCCCTTGCATTATCCTTCTACCAGCAACAAATGATCGTTATTTGAGGCTCCAGGAtatcaaataaattagtttGAGAAGAAATTACCAGAGAGAAAAGAACTACGCGACAAGGAGCAATGGCAGATCTGGACGACGAGGCGACGATCTGTAATGAAGGAGTGAGCAAAGGAGGCGGCAAGACCAGAGGACGCGACGGTGAGAAAAGAACGGCGTGACAATGAGAAAGTCAGATCTGTATGGTGATTAGACAATCTGCGAACTCAGACGATGCCAACGCCGTCGAGATTTCAAAGACAAAGGCGACGACGCCGAGACCTCAGAAGATGAGGGCGACGAGACCTTCGGAGACGGCGCTGCAATCAGAAAATGACGAAGACGACGCTGGATGAAGAAGACGGTGCTGTGCTTTCGGCGGATAACCCAGAAAATGGTTTGGAGAAGATGATAATGGTGTGGGTGAAATGAGTTAGGGTTTGCAAGGATATTTCAGTaactatcttattttatttaaattagtgactGATTTAGCGACCATTGTCTTAGCGACCAAATAATTTTTATCCTATTCTTTTATTGGTTGCAAAATCGGttgctaaattaaaaaatagcgaCCGATTTTGTGACCAAGAATCCTAAACACGTTACTTCTCTTGTTTTAGTTGCTAATTCGGTTGCTAATTCGGtcgctaaattaaaaaatagcgaCCGATTTAGCGACCAACTTTATTCTGGTTGTATAATAAACTTATCGGTCGCTAATTCGGTTATTATTAGTGACCGATTTTGTTGTCGAAAAGATCAGTCGCTATCTTAACAATTAGCAACCGATTTAGTGACTATTGCCTTAGCGACCATACAAATTTTCACCCTATCGGTTGTAAAATCGGTCGCTAACTTAAAAATAGCGACCGATTTTGCAACCAAAAATCTCAAAGTCATTTCTTCTCTTATTTTGGTTGCTAATTTGgtcactaaattaaaaaatagcgaCCGATTTTAGCGACCAACTTTATTCTGGTTGTATAATAAACTTATCGGTCACTAATTCGGTTATTATTAGTGACCAATTTTGTGAGTCGCTAAAATCGGTCATTGAATATACTTTAGCGATCGATTTAGcgaccaatttttttttgtcctaAAAATTCTATATCGGTAACTAAATCACTCGCTATTAGCAATCAGTTTTTTCAATCGCTATTTTGATAATTTCTTGtagtattaattattaaaattaattactgatatatttgtatataaatttatattatttaatttatttttaatattttttatattttaatatctattttatattaataattaattttaatgattaattttaatgtataccTAATATGGTTAAACATAAATATGGTTGCTAGTGGTACAGCCTAGAGAAAATTAATGTCGTGATTTGCTAGGATTATTATGTGCAATTTGTTATTGAGTCTTCACCAAAaatcgaactcttgaccttttagatttaaaactctaataccatgtcatgataccactcatctcAGAGGTTTATGCTGCTAGAAAAGGATAACctaatagttatatctctaatactccctaaatctctattgtacacattgtacaaatattccattgattccccacactttttttttattatttaattatcacTACCGATCACTTGATCCTCCAATtatgaataaatagaaaatttttacTCTCTAATTATTTTGCACTTTGAACCATGGATAATTACTAAATATTACATAtgtattaaaagttaaaataattaatttgagatgaaaactcaaagaaaatttgtattaatacaaagttaataattaaaaattatatataataatttaattaattattttacattatttaaaaatttttaattattaacttgtTATAAAACCAACTATCGTAAGGGTGAGCGAGTGACTGTACTCACACTAAAGTGATGACTGAGTAGGTGACAAAtattgaattaataattaaagtgatttttaaatttgtagtcaagttttaatattattttttaatttaaaagtatcCTAAATTTGTCTCTAAATTTAAACAacgattatttttaaaatatttttcgatGACGAAAAGATGATGAGATTGAACGGGTACTACGGAAAAAGTCCGCTGAACAAGTAAAAACattgtcattttattttttgtatttaaataaaacataaatgacATTGTTTAGGGTATTTCCGGAGATTTTAATATGTTGGAGTTAAAATTCCCTCAAAATATTTTAAGGGACGTCGTTTATATTCTATTTAGGTGCTAAAAAAGAAACGTCGATATTTTACCAGTGCAGCGTTGTTTTTAGCGTGACATCTGTCTAAAGGATCACTTGAGTAGATTCGGCATTATTGTTCAGCATGATAATGTTTGTGTGATGTGTAAAAAGGAAGTTGAATTTGTGCAACATTTGTTTGTTACGTGTGAATTTATTTGATAGATATGGTGCGTATGAATTGCTCATGTGGGTTGAGTTTGGTGTATTTCAGGGTCAATAACAGAATACTTTGAGAGTTGAAGGATGATGTCTATAAAAAAAGATGAGCGTAAAATATGGttagttgattttttttagttatataaaatatctgATTGTGTAAAAATAAATTCATCTTCTAGAATAAGAAAACAGTTGTGGTCTAAAAGTATCTCATTTTATTGATGGCTCTGTCGGAGATAATATAGGAGTTGCTTTGTATCTTTTGTATTGTATGCTCCACCAAATGTGTTGAACttattttttactttcaaaaaaaattgtcaCCAAAAAATCTCTCGAAGACGACCGTTATTAACTTTAGAGATAAAATtggaataattttaaataattttaaatttaaagacgATATTGTTACTCGAGTGCAACTTCAGATACTACGTTAAATATTAACTCTTATTTGTAGGAAACGGTCAACCCCGCCCTCCCATCATCCGTGCTTGCCCACGGGTTTGTGTGTCCGAAGCTTTTTTACTTTTGGGTTTGCAGATGGATTTAAATTCTGCCACACAACACATCATTTCACAACAGAGTGGTTGAGTCGATTAATTACCGTTCAGTGTCACAAGTCCGTCTGATGCCGCCCTTTGCCTAACTCCTCACCACAATATCCTACCATGCAGTTAGCATTAATTAACACTCAGTATCATATACAGCTGCACAACTACCCATTTCCATTCTGCTGCCGAAACTTCATAGTGCCTTAATTGAACCCACCGGCACCCTCCCCATGCATCTATCTCGCCTTCTCATTTAATACCGTTCCGATCATATGTCTCCTCCAAGCAAACCACAATCATTTCCATCCCATCTGATCTCCAACAAAAATGATAATCTTCTCTCCAATTTTAATCCTCATTTTTACAGTCCTACTTGTCTTCCTACTTTCCCAAACCAAATCCAAGAAGCTCAACCTTCCTCCAGGGCCCCCTGGTTGGCCTATTGTTGGTAACCTCCTCCAAGTCGCACGTTCCGGAAAGCCTTATTTCGTCTTTGTGAACGATGTGAGGCAAAAATATGGCCCAATTTTCACCCTCAAGATGGGGACAAGAACCATGATTTTCCTCAGCGACCCCAAACTAATCCACGAGGCGTTGATCGAGAACGGCGCACTCTACGCTAGCAGGCCCCCCGAGACTCCAACAAGAAACGTCTTCAGCGTCAACAAGTTCACAGTTAACGCCGCCACGTACGGTCCCATCTGGCGGTCTCTAAGGAAGAACATGGTTCAAAACATGCTGAGCTCCACCAGGCTGAAGGAGTTTCGTTCTGTGAGAGAGAAGGCGATGAACAAACTCATCGACAGGCTCAGAGCCGAAGCAGAGGCTAACAACGGAGTTGTTTGGGTGCTAAAGGATGCAAGATTCGCCGTCTTCTGCATACTCCTGACCATGTGTTTCGGCCTCGAAATGGACGAAGAAACCGTTGAGAAAATGGATGAGATGATGAAACTGGTCCTCATCACGGTGGACGCGAAAATCTACGACTACCTCCCCATCCTGAAGCCTTTTTACTCAAAGCAGAGGAAGAGAGCCATGGAAGTTCGTAAGGAGCAGATTGAGTTTATGGTTCCTTTCATTGATAAGAGAAAGAGGGCAATCGAAAACCCAGGCTCGGAACTCTCCGCCACTCCATTTTCATACCTGGACACGCTGTTTGATCTCAAAATCGAAGGGCGAAAATCAGCGCCATCAGACGATGAAGTGGTTACCCTCTGCTCTGAGTTTCTTAACGGCGGCACTGACACAACGGCCACAGCAGTTGAGTGGGGAATTGCTGAACTGATTGAGAACCCACACGTACAAAAGAAGCTGTTTGCGGAGATCAAAGAAACGGTTGGGGAGAGGAAAGTGAACGAAAAGGACGTGGAGAAGATGCCGTACTTGCAAGCAGTGGTGAAGGAGCTCTTAAGGAAGCATCCTCCAACGTACTTCACACTCACTCATGCAGTTACCGAACCGACAACTATATCAGGGTTTGACATACCAACTGATGTAAACGTGGAAATCTTCCTTGCGCCCTTTGGAAATGACCCCAAATTATGGACTAAACCGGAGAAGTTCGAACCGGAGAGGTTCATGGATGGAGGAATGGACAAGGACGTTGACATTACCGGAGTGACCGGGACCATGAAGATGATGCCTTTTGGGGTTGGGAGAAGGATATGCCCTGGTTTGGGTATGGCCACAGTTCATGTTCACCTGATGCTGGCCAGGATGGTGCAAGAGTTTGAGTGGAGTGCATATCCCGAAGGGAAGCCGTTGGACTTCAGTGGCAAGTTGGTGTTCACTGTGGTCATGAAGGAAGCTCTCAGAGCAACCATTAAGCTAAGATAATGATCATCAGCAAAATGAGATGTGCAGTAGTAGTAGCGGTATAATGTAAGATTATGGTTACTGTATACTGATAATTTTGTCAAACATGAATTTGACTATACTgtactttttgctttttctatcttttgttaGCATAGCATAATAATGGAAATGATTTTCCTTGTATATTTAAAGTTTTATGTGGTTATGTGATTTTAGAATTGTTTTCGAGTAAAATTAATTCTATCAAAACTGATTTTGATCAGAATttgaattgaaataaaataatatgatgcttaatttagtaattcaattttaaaaatcaattttctttgTTCAATCTTCCTTATTAAAATTAGGGtaaatatcttttattaaaattcggatttattaaaattagacatAACCCACTATAATCATTCTTAAACTTTAGTCAGGTGTCCactcattaaaaaaaatggataaatCGACCCATGTTATTAGTTGTCAAAGGGTTGTTTGTCTGACATGTTAGATTGAGTCTGATGTATCAATTGACAGTGTCAGGTGTTAACTCCAAATGgttgcaatgaatgaaagtttCCTCTgtatctcttcttcttcttctttctttttctccccctcatctttttcctctttttcaaactcGTTATCATTATTACCTACATCCACAGCCATAAAACTCTTCTTACATTAACATTGACAATATCAATAAAGCTAGTAATCCATACATCATTAACAATTTAGCATACACTTCATATATACAAGAAGACAAAGTTTGGAAGTAATTGAAGACTTCGATGACAAGTTTGAATGCCCCACCAGATGCCACGTGGGGCTCTTGTTAGGGAGGAGTAGGAGCGTCAGTTACTGGTAGCGGTTGCAGAACATGAGGCAGGTAGTGCACGAATTTGAAAATCACAATTCTtgacaattccgcacaactaaccagcaagtgcactgggtcgtccaagtaataccttacgtgagtaagggtcgatcccacggagattattggtttgaagcaatctatgtttattttattaatcttagtcaggatgtcaatgaggttatttggatttaattgtaagaagtaaaagtgtttggaataagtaattgttactttattaataaaGAAGATGTTGgggttttagagatgctttgtcctctgacttcaactcttccttgaaatccttttccacacgcaaggctccttccatggcaagctgtatgtagggtgtcactattgtcagtggctacctcccatcctctcagtgaaaatggtccagatgctctgtcacagcacggctaatcagctgttgattctcgatcatgttggaataggatccattgacccttttgcgtttgtcatcacgcccagcaatcgcgagtttgaagctcgtcacagccattcaatccttgaatcctactcggaataccacagacaatgtttagactttccggatcctcaagagtggccgccatcaattctagcttataccacgaagattctgattaaggaatctaaaagaagctcattcagtctgatgtagaacggaggtggttgtcaggcacacgttcatggatctgaggaaggtgatgagtgtcacggatcatcaccttcttcatgtttaagcgcgaataaacatcttagataggaacaagcgtgtttaaatggaaaacaaaggtaattgtattaattcatcgagacgctgcagagctccttgatgacaagtcatcatatacccatttttcaagctaatttcacttgtttcactagttttcatgcactttcttgcattctaagtaagtaatttggaatgaaaatgcatgacttctttaaatcaaacaaccaccatttaattgatgctaaatcatgaggtttgggcaaaaattaattgatttttaatgatttataaatcTTGTGAATTTGgcgatactttgattggttggtttgattaattgtaggtgaagaaaagaagaaaagaagaaagcgtggcccaaggaagaaaagTGTGGCAAAGAACATGAGGAAGTGTGGCACATGAAAGGAGCACAAAGGAAAATTCCAAGGAGGCAATATTTTAATGCTctgctcactttgtgagctgagcacaatttgaagcaaagaaataaggaaaggaaaaacaatGCTCAACTCACCAAGTGAGCATTGTCGAAAGCATTGAAGAACCCATGACCAAAGGGGGGTGGGGGAGCGCTCCTTGcaaggaaaataagccaaaattaGCATTTAGCCAAAATGCTGCCAGCAAGTTTTGAACACGGAGGTTTCAGCAAGGAAGGTGCGCTCCTAGCACCACTTGAGCTCTACCCTAATGATGTCCAAGACTTGGCACGCAAAATATTTCAAAGGACCTCCCCTTGGAAGCCAATGCTTagctcacaaagtgagcagAGCGCTACTCCTGGTGCACCACACAAACACTTAACACAAGGCCAGGAAGCAGAACGCGCGCAAGGTGtgcacacaaggcctcaatgctcagctcaacttgtgagctgagcatcctcctggaagcaaattttcaaatgggccaaaaattcaataaaaatccaatcttcaattcttctccaaattgaatcaaggccaaccaaacccatttctcctcaaatccaaagcaagcaaaacccatatcatcactcaaaggcacaaggataaattagattaggaatttcatttaattgtaatttgtttttcatttcattttcattttttcactttgtaaagtctatataaaggcatcaattccaTCTCATTAGAGAGCCCCATTAAAGAATATTGGAGGGTagctgatgtgtggaaaacgattcaacacaaaattcaccggcaagtgtaccgggtcgcatcaagtaataataactcacatgagtgaggtcgatcccacagggattgaaggattgagaaattttagtttagtgggtgatttagtcaagcgaatcaagttttagttgagtgatttgtgtttaacagaaagtaaatgacattaaatgtaaagggggaagggaaaagtgcagtaaattggagaacagaattgtaaatgtgcagaatcttaaagagcaagaaagtaaatgactgaaacttaaagtgcaagaaacataaactgcagtaacttaaatggcaagaaagttaaattgctagaaagtaaaagggaattgaggaatgggattgNNNNNNNNNNNNNNNNNNNNNNNNNNNNNNNNNNNNNNNNNNNNNNNNNNNNNNNNNNNNNNNNNNNNNNNNNNNNNNNNNNNNNNNNNNNNNNNNNNNNNNNNNNNNNNNNNNNNNNNNNNNNNNNNNNNNNNNNNNNNNNNNNNNNNNNNNNNNNNNNNNNNNNNNNNNNNNNNNNNNNNNNNNNNNNNNNNNNNNNNNNNNNNNNNNNNNNNNNNNNNNNNNNNNNNNNNNNNNNNNNNNNNNNNNNNNNNNNNNNNNNNNNNNNNNNNNNNNNNNNNNNNNNNNNNNNNNNNNNNNNNNNNNNNNNNNNNNNNNNNNNNNNNNNNNNNNNNNNNNNNNNNNNNNNNNNNNNNNNNNNNNNNNNNNNNNNNNNNNNNNNNNNNNNNNNNNNNNNNNNNNNNNNNNNNNNNNNNNNNNNNNNNNNNNNNNNNNAacgcaaaacgctgccctgcccgcgccaagggcagggcagaaaattgtggTGCGGCCAGATCGAagagttggtgcgccaggaGCTGCCAAGGTCGaagattggtgcgccagattcatgcgtGGTGCGCCAGGAAtgcaaaacgctgccctgcccgcgccaagggcagggcagaaaattgtggTGCGGCCAGATCGAAGAGTTGGTGCGCCAGGTGCTGCCAGGGATGAAGAGTGGTGCGCCGGGGATGAGCGTGGTGCGCCAGGAacgcaaaacgctgccctgcccgtgccaagggcagggcagaaagttgtggtgctgccaggagaggGTCGTTgcgcgccagatgctgccagggaCGAGAGTTGGTGCGCCacacacaaaatgctgccctgcccgcgccaagggcagggcagaattctCTCCTTGcttgtcccgtgttcgaaacacggctgggACACATCTTCtattaatttccttggtttcttggcacggcactcatccttaagtcctagcttcctcatggttccttgttcgaacCTTGTAGCANNNNNNNNNNNNNNNNNNNNNNNNNNNNNNNNNNNNNNNNNNNNNNNNNNNNNNNNNNNNNNNNNNNNNNNNNNNNNNNNNNNNNNNNNNNNNNNNNNNNATGAGTTGCTGAGATAAttcttcaattgatctttgCAATTGGCTCATATCTATGGCATCATaagcttgatttcgtccttcctttctttgtgatctcctttgtctaGGAGCTACTACCCCTTCttggtcttcttcttcattagtTCCCTCCATGTTCTTCTTGGTAATCCATTTCCCTTTCTTCACTTTTGttgtgtcctcatcttcaaagagtACGTTAGCTCTGTCACATAGCCTTTGGATGGTgcttggatgtccaagaccTTTTGCTTTGCTTGTGCTATCGGCCATTTCTTGAatactgtcggctatgagttgtgcaaGATTGATCTCACCTCCATGCAAGATGcagtatgtcaagagtgctcgtttgattgtgacc
This sequence is a window from Arachis duranensis cultivar V14167 chromosome 2, aradu.V14167.gnm2.J7QH, whole genome shotgun sequence. Protein-coding genes within it:
- the LOC107474391 gene encoding cytochrome P450 77A3 codes for the protein MIIFSPILILIFTVLLVFLLSQTKSKKLNLPPGPPGWPIVGNLLQVARSGKPYFVFVNDVRQKYGPIFTLKMGTRTMIFLSDPKLIHEALIENGALYASRPPETPTRNVFSVNKFTVNAATYGPIWRSLRKNMVQNMLSSTRLKEFRSVREKAMNKLIDRLRAEAEANNGVVWVLKDARFAVFCILLTMCFGLEMDEETVEKMDEMMKLVLITVDAKIYDYLPILKPFYSKQRKRAMEVRKEQIEFMVPFIDKRKRAIENPGSELSATPFSYLDTLFDLKIEGRKSAPSDDEVVTLCSEFLNGGTDTTATAVEWGIAELIENPHVQKKLFAEIKETVGERKVNEKDVEKMPYLQAVVKELLRKHPPTYFTLTHAVTEPTTISGFDIPTDVNVEIFLAPFGNDPKLWTKPEKFEPERFMDGGMDKDVDITGVTGTMKMMPFGVGRRICPGLGMATVHVHLMLARMVQEFEWSAYPEGKPLDFSGKLVFTVVMKEALRATIKLR